Below is a window of Enterobacter kobei DNA.
TGGCGCGCGAGCGGGAACAGGGTACGCTGGATCAGCTGCTGGTGTCGCCGCTGGCCACCTGGCAGATCTTCGTTGGCAAAGCGGTACCGGCGTTAATCGTCGCCACTTTCCAGGCCACTATCGTGCTGGGCATCGGTATTTTTGCCTATCAGATCCCCTTTGCCGGATCGCTGCTGCTGTTTTATTTCACCATGGTGATTTACGGACTGTCGCTGGTGGGCTTCGGGCTGTTGATTTCGTCACTGTGCGCCACCCAGCAGCAGGCGTTTATCGGCGTGTTCGTGTTTATGATGCCGGCGATTTTACTTTCCGGCTATGTCTCCCCGGTGGAGAACATGCCGATCTGGTTACAGAATCTGACGTGGGTGAATCCGATCCGCCACTTCACCGACATTACCAAGCAAATCTATCTCAAGGATGCGAGTCTGGGGATCGTGTGGGGAAGTTTGTGGCCGCTACTGGTGATAACGGCCACGACAGGTTCAGCGGCGTACGCGATGTTTCGTCGTAAAGTGGCCTGATGTTTTATCTTTCATCAGCAGCGAGATGATGGCGGGACCGGCGAGGATCACCACGCCGGCCAGCGCCAGCAGCAGGTTATTTTGCAGCACGCGGGAGAGCAGCCACAGCACGATCATTGCCGCACCAAAATACCAGGTGGTGGTCAGCTCTTCGAGGAAATCGCCCATCTCGCGCCACTTCGCCTCGTGATGACGTTGCAGCGCCAGCATCAGGATCACCGTCACGCCATAGACTACGCACAGGCCCAGCCCGACATGCACCAGCGCCTTGCTCATCCAGCCCATTATCAGCACTGCGACGACCATTAAATGCAACACAATCTGCCAGCAACTTAAGCCTGTTGCGACACGAATACGTTGTTGCCATCTCATGGCTTATCTCCTTAACGGATATTTAACTGTATTGAGAGTACCGGACTTTACGGAAAAATCCGTAAGGCCGCATCTTTTTGTGACAAGGACTACACTTTATTTTCATCAGGATAGTGACGCGGGAAGGATAAAAATGACGCAACAAACCCGACAGTTTTCTTTAAAAGTGCTCACCATTAATACGCACAAGGGCTTCACAGCATTTAATAAACGCTTCATTTTGCCTGAGTTGCGCGATGCGGTGCGCACCGTCAGCGCAGATATCGTCTGCCTCCAGGAGGTGATGGGCGCGCACGAAGTGCACCCGTTACATGTCGAGAACTGGCCGGACACCACGCACTATGAATTCCTCGCCGACACCATGTGGAGCGACTTTGCCTACGGTCGCAACGCAGTCTACCCTGAAGGGCACCACGGCAACGCCGTGCTGTCGCGCTATCCGATAGAACATTATGAGAATCGTGATGTGTCAGTGGAAGGCAGCGAGAACCGCGGTCTGCTTTATTGCCGCATCGTGCCGCCACAGTATGACCGGCCAATCCACGTAATTTGCGTCCATCTGGGCCTGCGCGAGGCGCACCGGCAGGCGCAGCTGGATATGCTGGCCGAGTGGGTAAATTCCTTCCCTGAGGGCGAGCCGGTAATGGTGGCGGGCGATTTTAACGACTGGCTGCAAAAGGCCAATCGTCCCCTGCAAACGAAGGCCGGGCTGGAGGAGATCTTCACGCGGGCGCACGGGCGTCCGGCGCGCACCTTCCCGGTCAGTTTTCCTGTGCTACGTCTTGATCGTATTTATGTGAAAAATGCCAGTGCCAGCGCGCCCACGGCGCTTCCGCTGCGCAACTGGCGTCATTTGTCCGATCATGCGCCCCTGAGCGCGGAGATCCATTTATGAAATGTGGCTGGCGAGAAGGGAACCGTATCCAGCTTCTGGAGAACGGCGACGAATATTATCCGGCGGTGTTTGATGCTATCGATCATGCACAGCGCAAAGTGATCCTTGAAACCTTTATCTGGTTTGAAGATGACGTCGGCAAACAGTTGCACGCGGTGATCCTGCGCGCGGCGCAGCGCGGCGTGGATGTCGAAGTATTACTGGACGGCTACGGCTCACCGGATCTGAGCGATGAATTTGTCAGCCAGCTCACCTCGGCTGGCGTGGTGTTCCGCTATTACGATCCGCGTCCGCCGCTGATGGGGATGCGCACTAACGTATTCCGCCGTATGCATCGCAAGATCGTAGTGATCGACAATACCATCGCTTTTGTCGGCGGCATTAACTACTCCGCCGAGCATATGTCCGATTACGGCCCCGAAGCCAAACAGGATTACGCGGTGCGGGTGGAAGGCCCGGTGGTGCTGGATATCCTGCAATTTGAGCTGGAAAACCTGCCGCAGAACGCCCAAACCCGCCGCTGGTGGCGGCAGCGTCGTCGTCATCTGGCGGAAGAAAACCGCACGCCCGGCGAGGCACAGGCGCTGTTCGTCTGGCGTGATAACGACGATCACCGGGACGACATTGAGCGGCACTATCTGAAGATGCTCGCTAACGCCAAACGCGAAGTGATCATCGCCAACGCCTACTTCTTCCCTGGCTACCGTCTGCTGCATGCTATGCGCAATGCGGCACGTCGTGGCGTGCGGGTGAAGCTGATCGTGCAGGGTGAACCGGATATGCCGATTGTGAAAGTTGGCGCGGAACTGCTGTACAACTATCTGCTGAAAGGCGGCGTGCAGGTGTACGAGTACCGTCGTCGCCCGCTGCACGGTAAAGTGGCGCTGATGGATGACCACTGGGCGACCGTTGGCTCCAGCAACCTTGATCCCCTTAGCCTGTCGCTGAATCTGGAAGCCAATCTGATTATCCATGACCGCGCGTTCAACCAGACGCTGCGGGAAAATCTCAACGCGATTATTGCCAATGACTGTAAGCGCGTGGATGAAACCATGGCACCGAAACGCACCTGGTGGAACCTGGCCATTAACGTGGTGGTGTTCCACTTCCTGCGTAAATTCCCGGCGCTGGTGGGCTGGTTACCTGCCCATACGCCACGACTGGCGCAGGTGCCCGCGCCGGTACAACCGGAAATCGAAACCCAGGATCGCGTCACTCCCGAAAACTCTGAGGTAAAACCCTGATGGCAAAATCGCATCCGAAATGGCGTATTGCCAAAAAAATTCTGACATGGGTATTTTTTATCGCCATGGCAGTGCTACTGGTGGTGTATGCCCGCACGGTGAACTGGGAAGATGTCTGGGAGGTAATCCGCAACTATAACCGCACAACGCTGCTGATTGCGCTGGGTCTGGTGGTGGTGAGTTATCTGCTGTACGGCTGTTACGACCTGCTGGCGCGCACTTACTGCGGGCATAAGCTGGCAGCACGGCAGGTCATGCTGGTGTCATTCGTCTGCTATGCCTTTAACCTGACGCTAAGTACGTGGGTGGGCGGCATTGGTATGCGCTATCGCCTCTATTCCCGTCTGGGGCTGCCGGGCAGCACCATCACACGTATTTTCTCCCTCAGTATCACCACTAACTGGCTGGGCTATATCCTGCTGGGCGGCATTATTTTTACCTTCGGCGTGGTAGAGCTGCCGGCGCACTGGTATATCGACGAAGGTACGTTGCGCATTGCCGGCATCGTGCTGCTGGCGTTTATCGCCGTGTATATGTGGTTCTGCGCCTTTGCCAAACGTCGTCATGCCACCATTAAAGGCCAGAAGCTGGTGCTGCCATCGTGGAAATTTGCGCTGGCGCAGATGGCGATCTCCAGTGCCAACTGGATGGCGATGGGCGCCATTATCTGGCTGCTGCTGGGTCAGGAAGTGAACTACTTCTTCGTGCTGGGGGTGCTGCTGGTGAGCAGTATCGCGGGGGTGATCGTGCATATCCCGGCGGGTATCGGCGTGCTGGAAGCGGTGTTTATTGCCCTGCTGGCGGGAGAACATACCACGAAGGGCGCTATTATCGCCGCCCTGCTCGCCTATCGTATGCTGTATTACTTTATTCCGTTGCTGCTGGCACTGGTGTGT
It encodes the following:
- a CDS encoding lysylphosphatidylglycerol synthase domain-containing protein, with the translated sequence MAKSHPKWRIAKKILTWVFFIAMAVLLVVYARTVNWEDVWEVIRNYNRTTLLIALGLVVVSYLLYGCYDLLARTYCGHKLAARQVMLVSFVCYAFNLTLSTWVGGIGMRYRLYSRLGLPGSTITRIFSLSITTNWLGYILLGGIIFTFGVVELPAHWYIDEGTLRIAGIVLLAFIAVYMWFCAFAKRRHATIKGQKLVLPSWKFALAQMAISSANWMAMGAIIWLLLGQEVNYFFVLGVLLVSSIAGVIVHIPAGIGVLEAVFIALLAGEHTTKGAIIAALLAYRMLYYFIPLLLALVCYVLLEGRAKKLRAKNEKAMAK
- a CDS encoding YbhQ family protein, translated to MRWQQRIRVATGLSCWQIVLHLMVVAVLIMGWMSKALVHVGLGLCVVYGVTVILMLALQRHHEAKWREMGDFLEELTTTWYFGAAMIVLWLLSRVLQNNLLLALAGVVILAGPAIISLLMKDKTSGHFTTKHRVRR
- the clsB gene encoding cardiolipin synthase ClsB; translation: MKCGWREGNRIQLLENGDEYYPAVFDAIDHAQRKVILETFIWFEDDVGKQLHAVILRAAQRGVDVEVLLDGYGSPDLSDEFVSQLTSAGVVFRYYDPRPPLMGMRTNVFRRMHRKIVVIDNTIAFVGGINYSAEHMSDYGPEAKQDYAVRVEGPVVLDILQFELENLPQNAQTRRWWRQRRRHLAEENRTPGEAQALFVWRDNDDHRDDIERHYLKMLANAKREVIIANAYFFPGYRLLHAMRNAARRGVRVKLIVQGEPDMPIVKVGAELLYNYLLKGGVQVYEYRRRPLHGKVALMDDHWATVGSSNLDPLSLSLNLEANLIIHDRAFNQTLRENLNAIIANDCKRVDETMAPKRTWWNLAINVVVFHFLRKFPALVGWLPAHTPRLAQVPAPVQPEIETQDRVTPENSEVKP
- a CDS encoding endonuclease/exonuclease/phosphatase family protein; its protein translation is MTQQTRQFSLKVLTINTHKGFTAFNKRFILPELRDAVRTVSADIVCLQEVMGAHEVHPLHVENWPDTTHYEFLADTMWSDFAYGRNAVYPEGHHGNAVLSRYPIEHYENRDVSVEGSENRGLLYCRIVPPQYDRPIHVICVHLGLREAHRQAQLDMLAEWVNSFPEGEPVMVAGDFNDWLQKANRPLQTKAGLEEIFTRAHGRPARTFPVSFPVLRLDRIYVKNASASAPTALPLRNWRHLSDHAPLSAEIHL